GCCACGGGGACTTGGGTGAAGCATTGGTGAAAGGAAGTGACCTGTTAGTACAGGTGGATACTCATAAAAGTAAAATGAGAAAAATGTGCCTGTATCCACTATTTCTTCTTGTTATCTCATTTGGTCTTTTTGGTTTAATGTGTATTTGGCTGCTTCCTCAATTTGAATCATTGTATAGTCAGTCCACTCTTGAATCTCCGTGGATACTCAAATTACTTCTATTTTTAAAAGATGACTTTCTAACAATTTTTCTTTATCTTACCCTGTTTCTCCTTTTTGTCATTGTAATATCACCCATTTTAAAAAGAAATCTAACATCAACAAAAGTATATTCATTTCTAAGTGCAGTCCCTTTTCTTGGATCGCTCCTAAAACTGTACCAGTCTTATTTCTTTTCCTATCAATGGAGTGTCCTGCTTGAGAAGGGACTCTCATACATTGAGTGTGTCACGTTTATGAAGGAATGGGAAGAGAAACCATTGTATCAAGAAATGTCTATTAGGATGAAAGAAGCCTTATCAAGAGGCGATTCATTGTCAATCATCATAAAAAAGGAAAAGGTATTTTTAAAGGAACTTCCTTTCCTAATTGAACATGGTCAAAAGAATGGGAAGATAGAAAGGGAATTTTCAACATTCTCATCTTTTTGCTTTGAAAAGTTAGAAAAAAAATTAAACACATATAGTTCATTGATTCAACCAGTATGTTTTTCTGCCATTGGCTTAGTGGTTATCCTTTTGTATGTATCTATAATGCTTCCCGTGATACAAATGCTTCAAGGAATCTAAGGAGGTTTGAATATGAAAAATGAAAAGGGATTTACACTTATTGAGATGATGATTGTTCTTTTAATTATCTCGATTTTATTGATCATCACAGTTCCAAATGTAACATCTCATCAGAAAACAATACAGAAAAAGGGATGTGAGGCTTATATCCATTTGGTTGAGGCGCAGGTGCAAGCGTACAAGCTTGATACAGGAGAGTATCCTGATGATTTAACGGTATTATCGGGGAACAAATACCTACCTGCTGAAAACCCGGACTGTGACGATATGATTATTGGAATTGACCCGACTACAGGTCAAGTTTTATTAACTATAGATGATGATGTTTCAGAAGAATAGTTCTAAAGGTTACACCCTAACGGAAATCCTCATTGTTTTCTCCATTTTCCTACTTTGCATTTCCATCTTTCTTTTTTCAGTTTCACCCACAAGTCAACATTTCAAGCAATCTCATTTTATTGAACAGCTAAGAAAGGATATTCAGTTCGCTAAAACTTACTCCATGTCTCGAGCTGCGACTGTAAGAGTGATTTTTACGCCCGCTGAAAACAAATATGCTGTATTAACGGGTGTGGATCATTTTTTAGTGCAAAGAAGTTACGACGATGATATTCAGATGAGTAATAGCAACTTAAGACAGTTTTATTTTCTGCCGAATGGAACGGTTAGTGACTTCGGTTCGTTTGAGCTGATTGTAGGTGGCACGAGGTATCGCTTTGTTATGTATGTGGGGAGAGGAAGAGTGAAAATTGAAAAGATGTGAAAAAGGGTTTTCGTTAGTGGAATCCATAATATCCTTAAGTTTGTGGCTTTTATGTATGTTCATTGTGGTTTCACTCCTTTTTGTCTTTAATAACAAGACAAAAATGGAAAAGGAAATAGATGCCTATTATGTATTAAAAAGGTCTATTATGAAGTTGCATTCCTTAGAACCACAACATTTTATCGAACAAACAGACACTCATACCTATTCAATCTATGTTTCATCAAAGGAGGTTTGTGTTGACCAAGAAGATATTGAGCCTATTTGTCTTACGCTCATTCAAAGATAACAACGGTTTAACCCTAATTGAATCTCTAGTTTCATTTTCGATATGGATGATTATTTGCCATATGTTTTTTGTAGGAATCTTTTTCTTGGCAGAGTTAAATGAAAAGGTAAAACAAAATGAAGAATATGAGTTCTTTGTCTTTTTTGAAGAAATTCAACGTGAGCTATATCTGGCCAATTCAGTAAATGTGTCTACCGCTTCTTTTACTCTTCATTTACCAACTCGTAGTATTTCCTACTCCAAATACAATGACTATGTAAGGAGGAGGGTAAATGGAACTGGACATGAATTGGTTCTTCAAAATGTATCATCGTTTAAAGTGATGGAAGTAAAAGGGAGGTTACTGTGTCAAATAATTTTCTCTAACGGAAAGAAATTAACGAAGGAATGGTTCACTATTCATGAACTGGAGAAATACTCTTTATGAATGATAGGGGAATCATCTATCCGTTTACAGCTATATTTACCATCTTGATCATTTTTGTATCAGTATCCTTTATAGAGCTGTATAGGACTGAAACTAACACAATTAAGGAAATGAAACAAATTGAAATTTTTCAAAGTATGTTAGGTATGACCATTCTTTTTATTGAAGAGGAAGGTGGAGTGGAAAAGGATACGACATTACAGTTTAATGAGGGATATGTAACGGTAAAGGTAAAAGAAGAAGCTAAAGAAAAGATACTCCTAACTATCCAATGTTTTACGTTAGAAGGTGCCACGTACAGTTGGGAGCTGTGGTATGATAAGACCTACAAGATTTGGGAAAATAATTGAGGGAAGTTAGATACCATGGAAACCATTTTTTTAACAGGCTTTATGGGTGCAGGCAAGTCCACAATTGCTAGGCAGTTGGGAAAAAAATTAAACAAACAAGTGGTAGATACAGATCAACTTATTGTCCATAGAGAAGGAAAGAATATTCCGGATATCTTTGCGACGAAAGGGGAAACGTATTTTAGACAATTAGAAACGGAAGTCCTAACCTCACTTGATGCAGAATTAATTGTATCAACCGGTGGGGGTCTTATCGTCAGACCGGAAAACAGAAAATGGATGTTAGAAAATGGTTATGTCATTTTTTTAGATTGCGACATCCAAGAAATTTGGAGACGAATAAATGGAGATAAGGGTAGACCACTAGCAAGAAATCAAGCGGAAGTAACCGCACTATATGAATCCAGGAAACCATTGTATAATCAATGTCATTTCAAGGTTGACACCACACATTTATCTATTGATGCCATCACCGAAACAATCATGAATGAATTAGAAAGTTATTAGATGGTTAAACTAGGAGTGGTAGGTGGTTGTGGTATGTCAATGAATGATTACGTAAAATTCATTACTCAAACATTTGTTCAACATTATGACCAGCCAAAGGAGAAGCGAAAGGAAAAAAGAATTCAGAAGAAGGAACAAAAGGCTCCTTTTCTTGTCAATTGGTTTGGTTTAGTCCCATTTGCGGTTCTCTCTATATTTAAGAGAAAATAAAAAAAGCCCCTTTCTTTTTGGAAAGGGGTTTTAATCTGTTTAATTTAATTGTTGTGTAAATTGTTCAGTTAAGTAATAGAGGCCACCGTTAATTACATCTACCTGTACAATCGGTTCAAATTGTTCTTGGATGGCTTGTTTTTCTTTATAGTAAGTTTCGGGGTATTCATCTAGTCCCTCATAGAAATGGTCTAATAATTTCTGGTCTTGCTCCCATCTTTCACGTGCTTCTTTCGCCCACGTATCATCTTGTCCCTGTACATGCTGTTCAATTAACTGTTTAATCCGATTCATTCCACTCTGTGGTTTAATGATAGGTGAAAGCGTAAAGGAGAAATCAGGAATTTTCGTGGACATATCTAGCCTTTCAATGGAATAATGAAAGTCCTTTACCATTTTTCCTGAAATCAGATGTAATCCAATCGAGTGAAACTCATCTCGTTTTCGGTCACACTGATAAGACACCTTAATATTTAAGCCTAGCCATGGATGCAGCGGGATATGTTGTTGGGTGGTGCCTTTGACGGTTTGAAAAAGACGAACAAAGGAAGACAGCTTTTTCGTCACCTGAAAAATCTGATGGAGTCTAGGTGAGCCAAAATGAATCAACTCTCCCTTTAATTCTTCAGGAGCCATTTTTTGATCAGTAATAAAAGTAACCTTCATGGGGTTTGGTACGCCACCAGTTTTTTCTAAGTAGTGCCAATAAAATGGTCTGTTCATCAACTCTTTATCCATATCAATCGTAAGCTGGATTGTTAGATGACCAGGGCTTTCTTCAGCTAGTTCACATTGATTTAAAAGGAAAAACCTTTTTAAATATTGTTTAATTTCCGCTTGCTGCATGCTGAGATTCACCTCTCTTCATCGAATCTGCAAACTCGACCATGGATTGAAGGTTTTCGAGCTTAATTTTCATTTCACCCTCATTCGCAGATTGGCCAAAAATGTCTTCTAAGTGATCCTCAATTTTTCCAAATTCCATTCGAGTCAGGATATCATCTAACTCACCTACAATTCGCTCGAACAGTTGGATTTTTTCGTATAACAGTTTTAAAATATGCTCTTCCACCGTTCCTTTAGTTGCGAAGTTATATATCTTTACATCTTGTTCTTGTCCGAGTCGATGAATCCTTCCGATTCTTTGTTCAAGACGCATCGGATTCCATGGGAGGTCAAAATTGATGATATGGTGACAGAATTGAAGGTTAATCCCTTCTCCACCTGCTTCTGTAGCAATCAAGACATCGGCTTGATTTTTAAATAGCTCTTTCATCCAATCTTTTTTACCACGTTTAAAGCCACCTCGGAAAGGCACAGACTTAATTCCATGTTGCTTAAAGAACCATTGTAAATAAAGCTGAGTTGCTCGATATTCAGTAAAAATAATGACTTTATCATTGATTTCTTTTATTAGCTTTAGTGCTTGTTCAGCTTTTGAGTTCGTTTGAATGGCCTGAATTTTTTCCATTAAGCTAGAGACTCTTGTTTGTAGCAATTCACTTGGTTCTTCTTGTTTTTTCAGCATATTGCAGAGAGTGTAATAGACGGCTTCTCTACTTGAACATGCTTCTCGCTGTAGAGTCACTACTGAAAACCCGCTTCCAGCAGCTAAAGAATCATCACTTCGCAAATGTGTTACAGAATCATATAAGTCTTGTTCTTCCGGTGTAAGGGTAATTGGGACTGTTTCTACGTGGCGTTTCGTCCATTCAATACCTGTGTCTGACCTGCGATTTCGAATCATGACCTTGTTCACTAATTCTTTTAAGTGTGCATCACTATTGAGAGAGCGTGCATCCTGATTGTAGTTTTCCATAAAATCAGCAAGGCTCCCTAGATGGCCAGGTTTTAGTAGTGAGACTAAATTAAAGATTTCTTCAATTTTATTTTGAATGGGGGTTGCAGTTAAAAGTAAACAAAACTTCTTTTTTAATTGCTGTACAAATTCATAGTTTTTGGTTTTATGATTTTTTAATTTATGAGCCTCGTCAATAATGACCATGTCATATTGGAGGTCTAATATTTTTTCGCGATGTGGAGACCGTTTTGCGGTATCTATAGATGTGATCATTACATCTACTTGGTCCCAAGCATAGCTCTTTCTATGAATAATGGCTGGTATATAAAACTTCTGATTTAACTCTTGAGACCATTGGGATACAAGTGAAGCAGGAACGAGAATAAGAACCTTCTTGACTAAACCTCTAATCATATACTCTTTCAAAATGAGTCCAGCTTCAATTGTTTTTCCTAGACCGACTTCATCTGCCAAAATTGCTTTACCGTTCATATGTTCAACCACTTGCTTTGCAACTTCCAGTTGGTGTGGTAGGGGAGTTAGGTTTGGTAGAAACCTAGGGGCTTGAAGTCCTTCAAAGCTAGGAATAGAGGTATGATGCTCTGACTCGAGAGCAAGCTTTAGCATATCCCAGCTACCCCAAGGCCCGTCATCATCCAATCTTTTTAAGAAGTCTTCTTGCCAATTTTGCTTCCAAACAAGCTTCCAATCCATATGTCTGTTCCTCCTCAAAAATGATTGATTCCCTCTCCTTTAGATGATAGGATTGTAGTAGCTTCGAAAGTTTTTTGAATTCTACAACGTGTCTTTTGAACAACATTATCTAGTATGTCCAAAAGCCAAACTTTTTAATATATGCGAATGACAGCAAGGGGAGAGACCACACAGAAAAGAGAAATCGTGATCTGATGTGGCGCCGAAGGAGCAAGCGGGTTTCGTGAATCTCTCAGGCAAAAAGACTTTTGCTCGACGCAGCTCTGGAGAGTGCCTTTCATTGGATAGAACTTATTCCAAGAATGGCCACCAAAGAGGAAACCCGTGAACTCGATTCACGGTAAACTTTCAGGTTCCAGGACAGAGCCTTCTCATTAAAAATGGGATGGCTCTTTTTTCTTGTTCTTTCAGAATAGTTAAAATTATTCCAAAATAGTTAACAAGTTAAAAGGGCTAGTAGGATTCAAGGAGCTTTTATTCTTATAAATTTTTAAAACGTTTACAAGGGAGGAACTAATATGTCTGCTTTAAAACGTACACCCCTTTTTGAATCGTACGGTGGAGCCAAAACGATTGATTTTGGAGGCTGGGATTTACCTGTTCAATTTTCTAGCATAAAAGAAGAGCATGAAGCTGTTCGAACAAAAGCTGGATTATTTGATGTTTCTCACATGGGCGAAATCACAGTAAAAGGTCCTAATAGTCTAGCATACTTGCAAAAACTATTAACCAACGATGTTTCAAAAGTTAAACCTGGAGGAGCACAATATTCTGCTATGTGCTACGAAGATGGTGGGACAGTTGATGACCTTCTAGTTTATATGTTGGATGAAAACGACTATCTATTAGTTGTAAATGCTTCTAACATTGAAAAGGACTATGAATGGATGCTTACGCAAAAATTCGGAGATGTTGAGATTGAAAACGTATCTGAAACTCTCGCTCAATTGGCCATCCAAGGACCAAAAGCAGAGGAGATTCTTCAAACAATCGTGGAAGGTACGAACCTTGCAGATATTCGTTTCTTTAAGTTCAGAGAGAACGTACAAGTTGCAGGTGTATCTTCTTTAGTTTCTAGAACAGGTTATACTGGTGAAGATGGTTTCGAAATATATTGCCATGCAAACGACGCAGCTTCCCTGTGGAATGCTATCATACAAGCGGGTGAACCATTTGGCTTAGTTCCTTGTGGATTGGGTGCACGTGACACATTACGCTTTGAAGCAAACCTTCCTTTATACGGACAAGAATTATCAAAAACAATCACCCCGATTGAGGCTGGGATTGGTTTTGCCGTTAAGGTTCAAAAAGAAATGGACTTTAACGGAAAAGAAACTTTAAAGAAACAAAAAGAAGAAGGACCAGCTCGTAAACTTGTTGGAATTGAAATGGTAGACCGTGGCATTCCACGAACTGGTTATCCTGTGTATGCACAAGATGAACAAATCGGTGAAGTGACAACAGGTACGCAATTACCAACATCAAAAAGAAATGTTGGAGTTGCTCTTGTGAATGCGGAACATTCTGAAGTAGACCAAGAGCTATTTGTTGAAATCCGTGGTAAAAAAGTGAAAGCAGTAGTTGTTCCATTACCTTTTTACAAAAGACCGAAGAACTAAAAGGGGTGTATATACCATGAAGCATCGTTACTTACCAATGACTGAACAAGATCAAAAGGAGATGTTAGCAGCAATCGGTGTTGATTCTGTTGACGCTCTATTCGAAGACATTCCTGAAAAGGTTCGTTTTAACCGTGAATACAATATTAAAAAAGCAACTAAAGAGCCAGAACTAACAAAAGAACTACTTGCATTAGCTGGTAAAAATGCGAACTTAAAGGATTACGCATCTTTCCTTGGGGCGGGTGTGTATGATCACTACATCCCTTCTATTGTAGACCATGTAATCTCTCGTTCTGAATTTTATACCGCTTATACGCCATACCAACCTGAAATTTCACAAGGTGAACTTCAAGCTATCTTTGAATATCAAACGATGATTTGTGAATTAACAGGAATGGATGTAGCCAACTCATCTATGTATGATGGTGGTACAGCTTTAGCTGAAGCTGCGATGTTAAGTGCAGGACAAACTAGAAGAAAGAAAGTGCTTGTCTCTAGTGCAGTACATCCAGAATCAAGAGCTGTTTTAAGTACGTACGCAAAAGGACAATACATTGAAGTTCAAGAGATTCCCACAAAAGATGGTGTAACAGATGTTGACGCACTTAAAGAAATGGTGACGGATGAAGTAGCAGCTGTTATTGTTCAGTACCCAAACTTCTTCGGTCGAATTGAATCACTTCAAGAGATGTCCGATCTAACACATGAGCAAAAGGCATTATTCGTTGTATCTAGTAACCCATTAGCACTGGGTGCTCTTACACCACCGGGCCAATTTGGAGCAGATATTGTCATCGGAGATGCGCAACCGTTTGGTATTGCAAGTAACTTTGGTGGTCCACACTGTGGTTATTTTGCCGTAACAAATAAGTTGATGAGAAAAGTTCCTGGTAGATTAGTAGGACAAACGGTTGATGAAAATGGCAAACGAGGTTTCGTTTTAACTCTTCAAGCTCGTGAGCAACATATACGTCGTGACAAAGCGACTTCAAATATCTGTTCAAACCAGGCTCTTAATGCACTTGCTGCTTCTGTTGCCATGACAGCTTTGGGTAAAAAAGGTGTGAAAGAGATGGCTTGGGCGAATATCCAAAAAGCTCATTATGCGAAACAACAGTTAAAAGCTAATGGTGTTAATGTGGTTTGGGAAGGACCAAACTTCAACGAATTTGTAGTTGAACTTCCTATTTCTGTGAAAGAAGCAAACAAGAAGCTACTTGATAAAGGAATGATCGGTGGTTATGACCTAAGTCGTGACTACAGCGACCTAGACCGTCATATGCTGGTAGCTGTCACTGAAATTCGTACAAAAGAAGAAATTGACAACTTTGTTTCTGAACTGGGGGTTATTCAAAATGGCTAATCAAGAGTTAAAGTTAATTTTTGAACAATCGAAGCCTGGTCGTATTGGCTTTAGTTTACCAGAATTGGATGTACCCGCAGTTAGCGAGGAAGAGCTAATTCCGGAAAGCTATATTCGTAAAGACGAACCAAATCTTCCAGAAGTTGCTGAATTAGATATCATGAGACACTACACAGCTCTTTCTAAGCGCAATCATGGTGTCGATTCCGGATTTTATCCTCTAGGTTCTTGTACGATGAAATACAATCCAAAAGTAAACGAAGATGTAGCTCGTTACGCTGGATTTGCTCACGTTCACCCTCTTCAAGAAGAAGAGACTGTTCAAGGTGCAATGGAGCTTATGTATGACCTCCAAGAACATTTAAAAGAAATCACAGGTATGGATGAAGTGACCCTTCAACCTGCTGCAGGAGCTCATGGTGAGTGGACTGGATTGATGATGATTCGTGCTTTCCACGAAGCAAATGGAGACACAAATCGTACAAAGGTTATCGTTCCTGACTCTGCACATGGAACAAACCCTGCATCTGCTACTGTAGCTGGATTAGAAACCATTACAGTTAAGTCAGATGAAAATGGACTTGTTGATTTAGAAGATTTGAGAAGAGTAGTAGGGGAAGATACGGCAGCTCTTATGCTAACAAACCCAAACACTCTTGGACTATTTGAAAAGAATATCCTAGAGATGGCTGAGATTATTCATGGTGCAGGTGGTAAGTTGTACTATGATGGTGCTAACCTGAATGCGGTTCTTTCAAAGGCACGCCCTGGCGACATGGGATTTGACGTTGTTCACTTAAACTTGCATAAAACCTTTACAGGGCCACATGGTGGTGGTGGACCAGGTTCAGGTCCAGTAGGAGTAAAAGCAGATCTTATCCCATTCCTACCGAAGCCAGTTCTTGTAAAGAAAGACGAAAAGTTTGTATTTGAATACGATCGTCCTCAATCCATTGGTCGAGTGAAGCCTTACTACGGTAACTTCGGTATCAACGTTCGTGCTTACACGTACATCCGCACAATGGGTCCAGATGGACTAAAAGCAGTAACGGAAAATGCAGTATTAAATGCAAACTATATGATGAGAAGACTAGCGCCTTACTTTGACCTTCCATACGACCAACATTGTAAGCATGAGTTCGTATTAAGTGGTAAGCGTCAAAAGAAACTAGGTGTTCGTACGTTAGATATCGCGAAGAGACTATTAGACTTCGGTTACCATCCACCAACCATCTACTTCCCATTGAATGTGGAAGAGTGTATGATGTTTGAGCCAACTGAGACTGAGTCAAAAGAAACGCTAGATGACTTCATCGAAGCTATGATCCAAATCGCAAAAGAAGCAGAAGAAACACCAGAGGTTGTGCAAGAAGCACCTCATACAACTGTTATTAAGCGTCTGGACGAAACAATGGCTGCTAGAAAGCCAGTGTTGCGTTACATGGCAGAATAAATAGAAGGTTAAATTCCTTTTTTCCTACAATACAGTTAAATAACACGTAAATTTGCGGCCCCACTCGTTTGGAGTGGGGCTGCTTTTTTTGTGGTCATTTTAATCATAATGCCAAGTTTACTGGAAACAAACTTTACAGGTCCTTTACACTTCATTAACATTGTTCCATTATAATTTTTTCTAGAAGGAAATAATTATATATTCGGGGGTTTTTTTTTGAAGAAAGCAAGTTCGCATAACATCAGTCAAAAAGAAAATATTGGAGATTTACTTAAAAGCTTTTTAAAAAGGTTAAATCTGAGCACCCGTTTGTTCTTACTATTTGTGATTCTATTCATTTCGTCTATTGTTATAGTAGGCGTTAGCTCTTATATGAAAGCGAAAGAGTTGACGATGGAATCAATTGAAAATAGGTTGGTTAGAGAAGTCGAATTAATGGGGTATATAACACAAAACTTGAAGTTTGTTTATGTTAGTGATGAAGATTATTTTATGCAGCAGGTTGAAGTGAATATCCGTCAACAGCAAAGCAAACTTGAAACAGATGGAATCAAGTCAGAATTTTTTTACATAAAGAATAATGAAGTAGTTCCTTCAAAAATAAGTGAAGGGGAAGTTCCTGCCTTTTCAAAGGAGTTTATAACTAATATAGCTACATCCAAAAATGGAGTATTACATGAGAGTATAGACAATAAGGATTATACAATCGTATTTCAAGATATGGAACAAATTAACGGTATTTACGTTATGCTTATTCCAACACATTCCTATATGGAAGACGTTAGTCAAATGGGATACTTTACATTATTCGTTATATTGGTTAGTACTATAATCATCTCTATTTTAATCATTCTATTTGTAAGGACATTAACTAAGCCACTTAATACGTTGCGTAAAACAATGCTTGAAGTTCGTGACGGGAACTTAAACCCTTCAGTGGAAATCAATACAACAATACCAGAGATTATATCCTTACATGAAAGTTATAATGCGATGATTGGGCAAATGAGTGAAATACTTTTTGAACTAAAGAGTACAACAATAGAAGTAGAAACAAAAGGAAAGGAATTAAAGGACTCTTCAAAATATAACCTCGAATCTAGTCGACAATTAATTTCTGCAATTGATGCTGTTCGACTGGGTGCAGAACAGACAGCTAGTAGTTCAGATATTAATGTAAATAGTTTTAGAACAATGAAATATCAGATAGTAGAAATGATGAATAATATGAAAGAAGTTTATAAAAGTTCAGAAAATATGAACCTCTCCTCAAAACGTGGTGAGAAAAATATGACTGAACTAATTTCAATGATTCATACCTTTGAAAAGGATTTCGACCAATTGACCCAAACTATTAAAGATGTTAACGATTATTCATTTTCTATTACAAAACTAGTTGAGTTAGTAAAAGGAATTGCAGAGAGAACGAAACTATTAGCCCTTAACGCAACAATAGAAGCTGCACGAGCAGGTGAATCTGGAAAAGGGTTTGCTGTAGTAGCAAGCGAGGTACGAAAATTAGCAGAACAATCAGCCAACGCTACTTTAGAAATTTCTAAGACAATATCAAGTATGGAGGCTGTTACAGTTGGAGCTACACAAGAGTTTGAACAAATTCTTACCAAAATAAACGGAACTTTATCAACAGCAAATGAATCGAAATATTCAATTGCTGAAATGATGCAAGAAATTTCTAGTGTTAGTACTAAATTAGAAGGAATGCAAGAAGAACTAAAAGGTCTTGAAAGTCTATTGCCGGACCTAGAATTAGCTGCAGATAGCTTTTCTACGGTGTCTCAGGAGACATTAGAAAGAACGGAGGAAATGCTTACCGTTAGTGTGAACCAGGTTAGATATTTAGAGGAAACAGATATGATTGGTTTAAAGCTTAATCAGTTATCTAATTCACTATCTAATTTAACTCAAAAATTTAAAGTCGATTAAAGGGTTATCTCTTTTGGTTGCAAAATGCTCAGGGCATTATTGCTCCGAGCATTTTTATGTTAATTTATTTATTATTTTCATTACAAATGTCTAAGGAACCTTTCAGGGGCTTCTAAAAATTGTTTGGTCAGTTGAACATGTTCCAGTTCCTCAAACTCCCTTTCCATCAACCCATCATCTTCTAAAGAATATATTTGAGCATTCGGCGTCGCCATTAGAATAGGAGAATGGGTTGAAATGATAAACTGACTCCCTTCCTCAACTCCTTCTAAGAGCATTCTAATAAAGGCCATTTGTTTAATAGGAGATAATGGGGCTTCCGGCTCATCGAGTATGTACAGACCACGTGGATGAAGCTGAGACCTGAAGAAATCCAAAAATTTTTCTCCGTGAGAGCG
Above is a window of Bacillus carboniphilus DNA encoding:
- the comGB gene encoding competence type IV pilus assembly protein ComGB, producing the protein MSRNWSVKDQAQFYKRLGDLIQNGYHVQEALEFFRLSDFLSRKKEWGLAISDLKSGKTLYSILRDWNFHSDLIIFTMIAERHGDLGEALVKGSDLLVQVDTHKSKMRKMCLYPLFLLVISFGLFGLMCIWLLPQFESLYSQSTLESPWILKLLLFLKDDFLTIFLYLTLFLLFVIVISPILKRNLTSTKVYSFLSAVPFLGSLLKLYQSYFFSYQWSVLLEKGLSYIECVTFMKEWEEKPLYQEMSIRMKEALSRGDSLSIIIKKEKVFLKELPFLIEHGQKNGKIEREFSTFSSFCFEKLEKKLNTYSSLIQPVCFSAIGLVVILLYVSIMLPVIQMLQGI
- the comGC gene encoding competence type IV pilus major pilin ComGC, whose product is MKNEKGFTLIEMMIVLLIISILLIITVPNVTSHQKTIQKKGCEAYIHLVEAQVQAYKLDTGEYPDDLTVLSGNKYLPAENPDCDDMIIGIDPTTGQVLLTIDDDVSEE
- the comGD gene encoding competence type IV pilus minor pilin ComGD, which codes for MMMFQKNSSKGYTLTEILIVFSIFLLCISIFLFSVSPTSQHFKQSHFIEQLRKDIQFAKTYSMSRAATVRVIFTPAENKYAVLTGVDHFLVQRSYDDDIQMSNSNLRQFYFLPNGTVSDFGSFELIVGGTRYRFVMYVGRGRVKIEKM
- the comGF gene encoding competence type IV pilus minor pilin ComGF, whose amino-acid sequence is MTKKILSLFVLRSFKDNNGLTLIESLVSFSIWMIICHMFFVGIFFLAELNEKVKQNEEYEFFVFFEEIQRELYLANSVNVSTASFTLHLPTRSISYSKYNDYVRRRVNGTGHELVLQNVSSFKVMEVKGRLLCQIIFSNGKKLTKEWFTIHELEKYSL
- the comGG gene encoding competence type IV pilus minor pilin ComGG; this encodes MNDRGIIYPFTAIFTILIIFVSVSFIELYRTETNTIKEMKQIEIFQSMLGMTILFIEEEGGVEKDTTLQFNEGYVTVKVKEEAKEKILLTIQCFTLEGATYSWELWYDKTYKIWENN
- a CDS encoding shikimate kinase; translated protein: METIFLTGFMGAGKSTIARQLGKKLNKQVVDTDQLIVHREGKNIPDIFATKGETYFRQLETEVLTSLDAELIVSTGGGLIVRPENRKWMLENGYVIFLDCDIQEIWRRINGDKGRPLARNQAEVTALYESRKPLYNQCHFKVDTTHLSIDAITETIMNELESY
- a CDS encoding YqzE family protein codes for the protein MSMNDYVKFITQTFVQHYDQPKEKRKEKRIQKKEQKAPFLVNWFGLVPFAVLSIFKRK
- a CDS encoding YqhG family protein, which produces MQQAEIKQYLKRFFLLNQCELAEESPGHLTIQLTIDMDKELMNRPFYWHYLEKTGGVPNPMKVTFITDQKMAPEELKGELIHFGSPRLHQIFQVTKKLSSFVRLFQTVKGTTQQHIPLHPWLGLNIKVSYQCDRKRDEFHSIGLHLISGKMVKDFHYSIERLDMSTKIPDFSFTLSPIIKPQSGMNRIKQLIEQHVQGQDDTWAKEARERWEQDQKLLDHFYEGLDEYPETYYKEKQAIQEQFEPIVQVDVINGGLYYLTEQFTQQLN
- a CDS encoding DEAD/DEAH box helicase, whose translation is MDWKLVWKQNWQEDFLKRLDDDGPWGSWDMLKLALESEHHTSIPSFEGLQAPRFLPNLTPLPHQLEVAKQVVEHMNGKAILADEVGLGKTIEAGLILKEYMIRGLVKKVLILVPASLVSQWSQELNQKFYIPAIIHRKSYAWDQVDVMITSIDTAKRSPHREKILDLQYDMVIIDEAHKLKNHKTKNYEFVQQLKKKFCLLLTATPIQNKIEEIFNLVSLLKPGHLGSLADFMENYNQDARSLNSDAHLKELVNKVMIRNRRSDTGIEWTKRHVETVPITLTPEEQDLYDSVTHLRSDDSLAAGSGFSVVTLQREACSSREAVYYTLCNMLKKQEEPSELLQTRVSSLMEKIQAIQTNSKAEQALKLIKEINDKVIIFTEYRATQLYLQWFFKQHGIKSVPFRGGFKRGKKDWMKELFKNQADVLIATEAGGEGINLQFCHHIINFDLPWNPMRLEQRIGRIHRLGQEQDVKIYNFATKGTVEEHILKLLYEKIQLFERIVGELDDILTRMEFGKIEDHLEDIFGQSANEGEMKIKLENLQSMVEFADSMKRGESQHAASGN
- the gcvT gene encoding glycine cleavage system aminomethyltransferase GcvT, with protein sequence MSALKRTPLFESYGGAKTIDFGGWDLPVQFSSIKEEHEAVRTKAGLFDVSHMGEITVKGPNSLAYLQKLLTNDVSKVKPGGAQYSAMCYEDGGTVDDLLVYMLDENDYLLVVNASNIEKDYEWMLTQKFGDVEIENVSETLAQLAIQGPKAEEILQTIVEGTNLADIRFFKFRENVQVAGVSSLVSRTGYTGEDGFEIYCHANDAASLWNAIIQAGEPFGLVPCGLGARDTLRFEANLPLYGQELSKTITPIEAGIGFAVKVQKEMDFNGKETLKKQKEEGPARKLVGIEMVDRGIPRTGYPVYAQDEQIGEVTTGTQLPTSKRNVGVALVNAEHSEVDQELFVEIRGKKVKAVVVPLPFYKRPKN